Genomic segment of Prosthecobacter sp.:
CCGCAGACCACCACCAGTCGTGATGGCTTTGGCCAGCTCGTGCAGACCGTGATTTATGTGAAAGTCGAGGTCGGCACGCTCGGCGTCAGTTTCAAAGACGGCGTCGTCGCCGAAATCGAGGAGACCAAGGGCAATCCGCTCGGTGGTGGTGGCGTGCAGATTGTGCCTACTCCACCCGTCTTCTGATCAGCGCATCGCCTCTTTCACCCGCTCCGGCGTCCACCCAGCCGCACGCAGGCTGCGCAACGAGCGCGCATCATCACGTTTCGCCAGACGTTTGCCGGTTTCATCCGTGATCAGCCGATGATGATGCCATTCCGGCACCGGCAGGTCGAGCAACTCCTGCAACAGCCGGTGCAAATGCGTCGCTTCGAGCAAATCTTCGCCACGCGTCACCAGCGTGATGCCTTGCAGCGCGTCATCGACCACCACCGCGAGATGATAACTCGCAGGCGTGTCCTTCCGCGCCAGCACGACATCGCCAAACACATCGGGTCGCGTGGTGAAGCTGCCACGATCGCGATCTTTCCAGGTGAGTTGTTTGGAAACGAGCGTCACTGCTTTGGCAACATCCAGACGAAGCGCATAGGCCTCACCAGCCGCGATGCGTTCTGCACGCTCGTTCGCACTCCGATTCCGGCATGTGCCCGGATACAGCGGACCATCGGGGCCTTGGGGTGCATTTCCAGCGCGTGCGATCTCCTCCTGAATCTCCCGCCGCGTGCAAAAACATGGATACAAGACGCCCCGTGCTTCCAGCTTTGCCAAAGCGGTCCGGTAATCGTCAAAGTGGTCGCTTTGACGTCGCACTGGCCTTTCCCACGTCAAACCCAGCCATGCGAGATCCTCAAAGATCGCCTCCTCATACTCCGGCCGTGCCCGCGTGCCATCGATGTCCTCCAGCCGGATCAAGAACCGTCCGCCTACGGCCGCATCATGCGCAAACAATGCCGCATACGCATGCCCCAGATGCAGCCATCCGGTGGGGCTGGGGGCGAATCGGGTGACTTCGAGCATGCGCGGCGGGTTCAGGCGGCACGTACTTTCGCCACGACATCGCCATTGTCGAATTTCCCGCGCATGATCTGGTTGTACACATGGAGGTCCGGGCGGATCATGCCGTGAGTGAGTCCGCATTTGACCTTGGTGACCGCCAAGGCGGGAGACTCGCGCCAGCCGCCGCGTGCCAGGTTGGACGCCGGCGCCTGCAAATACAGCGTGTGATCGAAGGTCTCCTTCGCATGCACCTCGCCATCGTGAATGTGCAGTGTGGGGAAGAACACCGTGCCGGTCAGCGCGGATGGAAACGAAAACGCCATCGGATGCACCTGCGCGTTGCCCGGCTTCAACTTGAACACGGCAAAGCCAAAGTCCGCATAACCCGGAAGCTTTGCCCACACGCCCTCTGGCAGCCTGAAGCGAGCATCCAACCGGCTGAAGTCGGCGATGGTCGGCACGAAGCTCGCATCATAGGCGCCGACGGACACGACTTTGAGCGAATACCCGGTTGCGGCTGGTGCAGCACCAAACGGGTCCGCTTCTCTGCTTTTCGGCATCGGAAACAGCTCCCACAGATCCTCGAAGACGTTTTCATACTTCGAGAAGTCGAAAAACTTCACCGCATCCTCGCCTGTGCCCTCCTTGACCGGAATCGGCAGCACCATCGCCAGATCCTGATCCGCCTTCACCGACATCTGGTAGATGATCACCTGATTCCCATGCTCGCCCAGCCGCGCGAAGATACGCGTGTTTTTGACCTCCTCGACTTTTCCAGTGAAGCAGCACATGATGCCGCATGCTACCGAACCGTCACACCTCCTGTCCAGCATGAATCTCGCCGACCTCGTCTCCCATCTCGACACCGAATTGCGCATCGCGGAGATCGCAGATTACTCGAACGCGCTCAACGGCCTCCAGCTCGAAAATCATCACGGCAAGGCCACGAAGATTGTCGCCGCCGTCGATGCGACGCTGCCGGTGATGCGCAAGGCAGTCGCTGCGGGAGCGGATTTGCTGATCGTGCATCACGGCATGTTCTGGACGGGGCTTCAAACGTGTACCGGACCGGTGTTTCAGAAGATGAAAGTAGCGCTGGATGCCGGGCTGGCGGTTTACAGCTGCCATCTGCCGCTGGATTTCCATCCCACGCTCGGCAACGACGCCGTGCTTGCGCGGTCGCTTGGTTTGGAGCCTTGCGGCACCTTCATGAAGACCAAGGGCACCGAAAATGGTGCTAAGATCGAGACGGAGATCAGTCGTGATGAACTGGTGAAGCGTCTGGAGACCGCGACGGGCTCGAGAGTGCATGTTTGCGCTGCTGGACCGGCTGTTTGCCGCAAAATTGGCATCATGACCGGTGGCGCGGGTTCGGAGGTGGCCACGGTGGCGAAGGCGGGCATCGACACTTTCATCACCGGCGAAGGGCCGCATTGGAGCTACACGCTCGCCGAAGAGCTGGGCATCAACGTCCTGTATGGTGGCCACTATGCCACGGAGACCTTCGGCGTGAAGGCGCTGGCGGCGCACATCGAGGCGAAATTCGGCATCCCGTGGGAGTTTGTGGATCACCCGACGGGTTTGTGAGCCATGAGCTGGTTGAAGCGTGATTTCTTCGAGCGCGACGTTCTCGACGTGGCGCATGATCTGGTCGGCGTCGAACTCGTCTGGAACGGTTGCTCCGGCATCATCATCGAAACCGAAGCCTACGCAGTCAACGACGATCCGGCCTGCCACACGGCCTCACGTCCAAGCGCCCGTGAGTTTGTGCGCTCCAAGCCTCCCGGCACGGCCTATGTTTATTTCAACTACGGCATGTACTGGCTCTTCAACCTGCTCGTCAAAGGTGGTGGGCGCGACGGCCTGATCCTCATCCGTGCTCTGGAACCCAAACGGGGCATCGAGGCAATGCAGCAGCGCCGCAAGCGCGACAAACTACACGAACTCTGCTCCGGCCCCGGCAAACTGTCGGTCGCTCTTGGAATCGAAGGCGCTCATCACGGCACCGTGATGGTCGGACGCGGCAGACCGCCGGGCTGTGGTCTCAGGATGCCGCAGGATTCCACGCATGAAGTGGTTACCGACATCCGCGTCGGCATCAGCCAGGCGGTGGACTTCCCCTGGCGCTTCCTGTCACACCACAGCCCT
This window contains:
- a CDS encoding DNA-3-methyladenine glycosylase — translated: MSWLKRDFFERDVLDVAHDLVGVELVWNGCSGIIIETEAYAVNDDPACHTASRPSAREFVRSKPPGTAYVYFNYGMYWLFNLLVKGGGRDGLILIRALEPKRGIEAMQQRRKRDKLHELCSGPGKLSVALGIEGAHHGTVMVGRGRPPGCGLRMPQDSTHEVVTDIRVGISQAVDFPWRFLSHHSPHLSVKHGKVKLSALTPRRRPK
- a CDS encoding Nif3-like dinuclear metal center hexameric protein; this translates as MNLADLVSHLDTELRIAEIADYSNALNGLQLENHHGKATKIVAAVDATLPVMRKAVAAGADLLIVHHGMFWTGLQTCTGPVFQKMKVALDAGLAVYSCHLPLDFHPTLGNDAVLARSLGLEPCGTFMKTKGTENGAKIETEISRDELVKRLETATGSRVHVCAAGPAVCRKIGIMTGGAGSEVATVAKAGIDTFITGEGPHWSYTLAEELGINVLYGGHYATETFGVKALAAHIEAKFGIPWEFVDHPTGL
- the gluQRS gene encoding tRNA glutamyl-Q(34) synthetase GluQRS; translated protein: MLEVTRFAPSPTGWLHLGHAYAALFAHDAAVGGRFLIRLEDIDGTRARPEYEEAIFEDLAWLGLTWERPVRRQSDHFDDYRTALAKLEARGVLYPCFCTRREIQEEIARAGNAPQGPDGPLYPGTCRNRSANERAERIAAGEAYALRLDVAKAVTLVSKQLTWKDRDRGSFTTRPDVFGDVVLARKDTPASYHLAVVVDDALQGITLVTRGEDLLEATHLHRLLQELLDLPVPEWHHHRLITDETGKRLAKRDDARSLRSLRAAGWTPERVKEAMR